The window CGAGGTGGAGCGCGCCCGGCTTCTGCTGCTCGGCGCCGTGGCCCAGGTGCTTTCCGGCGGGCTCGGCCTGCTGGGCGTGTCCGCGCCCCGGTCCATGTAACCCACACAGGAAGGCATCATGGCCAAGGACAACACCAGGCGCAAAACCAGGGACGACGGGGACGGGCAGCCCCGCCGCCTGCCCTTCAACCTCACGGCGGGCGGGCTGGTGACGACGGTGGTCGTCTCCGTTGCGGCCCTGGCCTGGGCCTTCGTGCTGGGGGTGCTGGTGGGCCGGGGCTACAAGCCCGAAGAGGCCGTGCCCGAGCTGGCGCGCATCATGCCGCGCCCCGAGGCAAACGCCACCGCCCCGGCCCCGGCTCCGGCCCCGCCCGAGGTGCTGCGCGCCGAAGAGCTGGAATTCTACGACGACCTGCACCGCAAGCCCGGCGAGGCCGCCCCGGTCAAGCCCCGGGCCGCAGCCGCCCCGGGAGCCCAGCCCCCGGCTGCCGCGCCCCAGGCCCCGGCGCCAGCAGCGGCCACCGCGCCAGCCGCCGCCCCGGCGGCCCAGGCCTCCGGCCAGCGCTTCGCCTATGTCTACCAGGTGGGCGCCCTGCGCGATGCCGAGGTGGCCCGCAAGTTCGCCGCGCGCCTCCAGGGCCAGGGCCTGACCACCAGCGTGGAGTCCGCCCAGGCCCAGGGCACGACGTGGCACCGCATCCTGGTCCACTTCCAGGGCACCCCCGAGCAGACCGAGGCCCTGAAGGCCAAACTGGCCGCTGCCGGGGTCCAGAAGCCAATCATCAGAACCAAGACGCCGCTGTAGCGAACGGGGCGGGCGGGCCCGGAGGGCCGCCCCGCCCGGGCGGACGGGGCGCCGCCAACCCCGGCGGCCCTTGGGCCCGCCCCGCCCCGCGCGGCTTCTGCCCGCTCCGCTCCACCCGCCGGACCACTCTTTCTCACCCCCGCCCCGCGCGCCCCGCCGTCCGGCCCCTTTCTGGAACTTGCAAATTCGTAGGCTTTGGCCTACCTCTTCTTCGTTTCTGTAAACAATCTTTTATCCACAAAGGGGACCCCCGCATGAACCACTGGTCGAAGCAGAACGACGTGCTTGGCACGACCAACCGCGGCAACGCCATCGAATCCGGCCTGTGTACCCTGTGCCGGGCCGACTGCAAGGGCAAGTGCGAAACCTGGCTGGCCAGCCTCAAGGGCCGGGAAACCCTCTACCCCCGCGACTTCGGCCTGGTCACCGCCGGCAGCGGCAACACCTGCCACGTGGGCGTGTCCTACAACGCCCTGCGCATCCAGGGCGCCTGCTACGGCGCGCGCGGCATGAACGGCAACGAGGACAAGGCCCGCTCCGGCGACTGCCTGTTCACCGACGTGAACCTGGCCACCTCCTTCGGCAACCAGGTCAAGACCAACTGCCGCCTGCCCTTCATGACCGGCGCCCTGGGCTCGACCTTCATCGCCGCCAAGTACTGGAACTCCTTCGCCGTGGGCTGCGCCCTGGCGGGCGTGCCCATCGTGGTCGGCGAAAACGTGGTCGGCGTGGACCGCGCCTCCGAGCTGTCGAGCGGGCGCATCCAGAGCGCCCCCGAGCTGGAGCGGCGCATCCAGACCTACCTGCGCTACCACGACGGCATGGGCGCCATCATCGTCCAGCTCAACGTCGAGGACACGCGCAACGGCGTGGCCGAATACCTGGCCGAGAAGTACGGCGACCGCATCATCATCGAGCTGAAGTGGGGCCAGGGTGCCAAGAACATCGGCGGTGAGATCGAAGTCACCAGCCTGGACTACGCCCTGTTCCTGAAAAAGCGCGGCTACCTCGTGGACCCCGACCCCGAGAACCCCGGCGTGCGCGAGGCCTTCGCGTCCGGCGCCGTGCGCTCCTTCGCGCGGCACAGCCGCCTGGGCTACACCGCCCAGGACAGCTACGAGAAGGTCCGCGACGAGTTCATGACCTCAGTGAAATACCTGCGCAGCCTGGGCTTTGCGCGCATCACCCTCAAGACCGGCTCCTACGGCATGGAAGGCCTGGCCATGGCCATCCGCTTCGCCAGCGAGGCCGGGCTCGACCTGCTGACCATGGACGGCTCGGGCGGCGGCACGGGCATGAGCCCCTGGAACATGATGGAGACCTGGGGCGTGCCCAGCGTGCTGCTGCACGCCAAGGCCTACGAGTACGCCGCCCTGCTGGCCGCGCGCGGCCAGCGCGTGGTGGACATGAGCTTCGCGGGCGGCTTCGCCAAGGAAAGCAATATCTTCAAGGCCCTGGCTTTGGGCGCGCCCTTCGTGAAGATGATCTGCATGGGCCGGGCGATGATGATTCCCGGGTTCCTGGGCACCAACATCGAAGGCGCCCTGCACCCCGAGCGCCGCGAGGCCATCAACGGCAACTGGGACGCCCTGCCCGCCACGGTGGTGGAGCATGGCCGCACCCCCGAGGAGATCTTCGCCGCGTGGCACCAGCTCTCCTCGCGCCTGGGCAAGGACGAAATGCGCAACGTGCCCTACGGCGCCGTGGCCATCGTCACGCTCATGGACAAGCTCTCCGCCGGGCTCCAGCAGCTGCTGGCCGGGGCGCGCAAGTTCGACGTGGCCGACATCCGCCGCGAGGACATCACCTCCGCCAACCGCGAAACCGAGCGCGAAACGGGCATCCCCTTCATCACCGAAGTGGGCGACGAAACCGCACGGCGCATCCTGCTGGGCTAAGGCAGACACCAGGGGTGGGGGGGCACCTGACGCCCCGCCCGCCAAATGAAAAGGCCGGG is drawn from Desulfocurvus vexinensis DSM 17965 and contains these coding sequences:
- a CDS encoding SPOR domain-containing protein gives rise to the protein MAKDNTRRKTRDDGDGQPRRLPFNLTAGGLVTTVVVSVAALAWAFVLGVLVGRGYKPEEAVPELARIMPRPEANATAPAPAPAPPEVLRAEELEFYDDLHRKPGEAAPVKPRAAAAPGAQPPAAAPQAPAPAAATAPAAAPAAQASGQRFAYVYQVGALRDAEVARKFAARLQGQGLTTSVESAQAQGTTWHRILVHFQGTPEQTEALKAKLAAAGVQKPIIRTKTPL
- a CDS encoding glutamate synthase-related protein, producing the protein MNHWSKQNDVLGTTNRGNAIESGLCTLCRADCKGKCETWLASLKGRETLYPRDFGLVTAGSGNTCHVGVSYNALRIQGACYGARGMNGNEDKARSGDCLFTDVNLATSFGNQVKTNCRLPFMTGALGSTFIAAKYWNSFAVGCALAGVPIVVGENVVGVDRASELSSGRIQSAPELERRIQTYLRYHDGMGAIIVQLNVEDTRNGVAEYLAEKYGDRIIIELKWGQGAKNIGGEIEVTSLDYALFLKKRGYLVDPDPENPGVREAFASGAVRSFARHSRLGYTAQDSYEKVRDEFMTSVKYLRSLGFARITLKTGSYGMEGLAMAIRFASEAGLDLLTMDGSGGGTGMSPWNMMETWGVPSVLLHAKAYEYAALLAARGQRVVDMSFAGGFAKESNIFKALALGAPFVKMICMGRAMMIPGFLGTNIEGALHPERREAINGNWDALPATVVEHGRTPEEIFAAWHQLSSRLGKDEMRNVPYGAVAIVTLMDKLSAGLQQLLAGARKFDVADIRREDITSANRETERETGIPFITEVGDETARRILLG